The following are encoded in a window of Kogia breviceps isolate mKogBre1 chromosome 10, mKogBre1 haplotype 1, whole genome shotgun sequence genomic DNA:
- the GPR27 gene encoding probable G-protein coupled receptor 27: MANASEPGGGGGGGEAAALGLKLATLSLLLCVSLAGNVLFALLIVRERSLHRAPYYLLLDLCLADGLRALACLPAVMLAARRAAAAAGAPPGALGCKLLAFLAALFCFHAAFLLLGVGVTRYLAIAHHRFYAERLAGWPCAAMLVCAAWALALAAAFPPVLDGGGGGGDDEDAPCALEQRPDGAPGALGFLLLLAVVVGATHLVYLRLLFFIHDRRKMRPARLVPAVSHDWTFHGPGATGQAAANWTAGFGRGPTPPALVGIRPAGPGRGARRLLVLEEFKTEKRLCKMFYAITLLFLLLWGPYVVASYLRVLVRPGAVPQAYLTASVWLTFAQAGINPVVCFLFNRELRDCFRAQFPCCQSTQATQATLPCDLKGIGL; this comes from the coding sequence ATGGCGAACGCGAGCgagccgggcggcggcggcggcggcggcgaggcgGCCGCCCTGGGCCTCAAGCTGGCCACGCTCAGCCTGCTGCTGTGCGTGAGCCTCGCGGGCAACGTGCTGTTCGCGCTGCTGATCGTGCGGGAGCGCAGCCTGCACCGCGCCCCGTACTACCTGCTGCTCGACCTGTGCCTGGCCGACGGGCTGCGCGCGCTCGCCTGCCTCCCGGCCGTCATGCTGGCGGCGCGGCGGGCAGCGGCCGCCGCGGGGGCGCCGCCGGGCGCGCTGGGCTGCAAGCTGCTCGCCTTCCTGGCCGCGCTCTTCTGCTTCCACGCCGCCTTCCTGCTGCTCGGCGTGGGCGTCACCCGCTACCTGGCCATAGCGCACCACCGCTTCTACGCCGAGCGCCTGGCCGGCTGGCCGTGCGCCGCCATGCTGGTGTGCGCCGCCTGGGCGCTGGCGCTGGCTGCGGCCTTCCCGCCCGTGctggacggcggcggcggcggcggcgacgacGAGGACGCGCCGTGCGCCCTGGAGCAGCGACCCGACGGCGCCCCCGGCGCGCTGggcttcctgctgctgctggccgTGGTGGTGGGCGCCACGCACCTCGTCTACCTCCGCCTGCTCTTCTTCATCCACGATCGCCGCAAGATGCGGCCCGCGCGCCTCGTGCCCGCCGTCAGCCACGACTGGACCTTCCACGGCCCCGGTGCCACCGGCCAGGCGGCCGCCAACTGGACAGCGGGCTTCGGCCGCGGGCCCACGCCGCCCGCGCTCGTGGGCATACGGCCGGCTGGGCCCGGCCGCGGCGCGCGCCGCCTCCTCGTGCTCGAGGAGTTCAAGACAGAGAAGAGGCTGTGCAAGATGTTCTATGCCATCACGCTGCTCTTCCTGCTCCTCTGGGGCCCCTACGTCGTGGCCAGTTACCTGCGGGTCCTGGTGCGGCCCGGCGCTGTCCCCCAGGCCTACCTGACGGCCTCCGTGTGGCTTACCTTCGCGCAGGCCGGCATCAACCCGGTCGTCTGCTTCCTCTTCAACAGAGAGCTCAGGGACTGCTTCCGGGCCCAGTTCCCCTGCTGCCAGAGCACCCAGGCCACCCAGGCCACCCTCCCCTGCGACTTGAAAGGCATCGGTTTATAA